The proteins below are encoded in one region of Bacillus vallismortis:
- a CDS encoding ring-cleaving dioxygenase, with product MKTEGLHHVTAFAKDPQENLRFYTEVLGLRLVKKTVNFDDPGTYHFYFGNHNGDPGTIMTFFPFQGSGQGTVGKGQAGRVYFSVPKGSLSFWRKRLEKNGLNPEEKTLFGEMGLVFGDTEGLPLAIMEDEQSGKSGWAPDGISEHEAITGMKGVLLYSYDPQATIQLLTESLGYTKAAVEDQIVRLTSSAAIGGIIDVHLHPEKRGVGGYGTVHHVAFRTTKEEQAKWLPILAENHLPSSEILDREYFTSVYFREKGGILFEIATDEPGFMTDETFAELGTSLKLPEWLEKHRKQITDVLPEL from the coding sequence ATGAAAACAGAAGGTTTGCATCACGTCACAGCATTCGCCAAAGATCCGCAAGAAAATTTGCGGTTTTATACAGAAGTGCTTGGGCTTCGGCTTGTTAAAAAAACAGTCAACTTTGATGATCCCGGAACATATCATTTTTACTTCGGAAATCATAATGGAGATCCCGGTACCATTATGACCTTTTTTCCGTTCCAGGGAAGCGGACAGGGAACGGTGGGCAAAGGCCAAGCGGGTCGGGTCTACTTTTCAGTTCCTAAAGGCTCCCTGTCTTTTTGGAGGAAACGCCTTGAGAAAAACGGGCTGAATCCCGAGGAGAAAACGTTATTCGGTGAAATGGGTCTGGTTTTTGGTGATACGGAAGGCCTTCCGCTAGCGATCATGGAGGATGAACAAAGCGGCAAAAGCGGGTGGGCGCCTGACGGTATTTCAGAACATGAAGCGATCACAGGGATGAAAGGCGTGCTGCTGTATTCCTATGACCCGCAGGCGACGATTCAATTGTTAACCGAAAGCCTCGGATACACCAAAGCGGCGGTAGAAGACCAGATTGTCAGGCTGACATCATCAGCGGCCATCGGGGGCATCATTGACGTACATTTACACCCTGAAAAAAGAGGAGTGGGAGGTTATGGCACGGTGCACCATGTAGCATTTCGGACAACGAAAGAGGAACAGGCGAAATGGCTGCCGATTCTTGCCGAAAATCATCTCCCTTCATCAGAAATCCTTGACAGAGAATATTTCACATCCGTTTATTTCAGGGAGAAAGGCGGTATCTTATTTGAAATCGCCACAGATGAACCGGGCTTTATGACAGATGAAACGTTTGCTGAGCTAGGGACTTCATTAAAACTGCCTGAATGGCTGGAGAAACATCGAAAACAAATTACAGACGTTTTGCCTGAACTATAA
- a CDS encoding alpha/beta hydrolase — translation MNHIFEKGTSDNVLLLLHGTGGNEHDLLSLGRFIDPHAHLLGVRGSVLENGMPRFFKRLSEGVFDEKDLVERTRELKEFIDEAAETHQFDRGRVIAVGYSNGANIAASLLFHYKDILKGAILHHPMVPIRGIKLPDMTGLPVFIGAGKYDPLCTKEESDELHRYLRDSGASASVFWQDGGHQLTQHEAEQAREWYKDAIV, via the coding sequence ATGAACCATATTTTTGAAAAAGGGACATCTGACAACGTATTGCTGCTGTTACATGGCACTGGCGGAAATGAGCACGATCTGCTTTCGCTAGGACGGTTTATAGACCCTCATGCCCATTTGCTTGGTGTCAGAGGTTCAGTGCTTGAAAATGGAATGCCGCGCTTTTTTAAACGTCTGAGTGAAGGGGTCTTTGATGAAAAGGATCTCGTGGAGCGGACAAGAGAACTGAAAGAATTCATCGACGAGGCAGCAGAAACGCATCAATTTGACCGTGGCCGAGTGATTGCGGTCGGTTATTCAAACGGCGCAAATATTGCGGCAAGCCTGCTTTTTCATTATAAAGATATCTTAAAAGGGGCTATTCTCCATCATCCGATGGTTCCGATACGTGGTATCAAGCTGCCTGACATGACAGGACTTCCTGTTTTTATCGGTGCCGGAAAATACGACCCTCTCTGCACGAAGGAAGAATCAGATGAGCTTCATCGCTATTTGCGTGACAGCGGGGCGTCAGCCTCCGTTTTTTGGCAGGATGGGGGCCATCAGCTGACGCAGCATGAAGCTGAACAGGCTCGCGAATGGTACAAAGATGCGATTGTATAA
- a CDS encoding nitroreductase family protein — MTNTLDVLKARASVKEYDTNAPISKEELTELLDLATKAPSAWNLQHWHFTVFHSDEAKAELLPVAYNQKQIVESSAVVAILGDLKANENGEDVYAELVNQGYITDEIKQTLLGQINGAYQSEQFARDSAFLNASLAAMQLMIAAKAKGYDTCAIGGFNKEQFQKQFDISERYVPVMLISIGKAVKPAHQSNRLPLSNVSTWL, encoded by the coding sequence ATGACGAATACTCTGGACGTTTTAAAAGCACGTGCTTCTGTAAAGGAGTATGATACGAATGCCCCCATCTCTAAGGAGGAGCTGACTGAGCTATTGGACCTTGCGACTAAAGCGCCTTCAGCTTGGAACCTTCAGCATTGGCATTTCACCGTATTTCACAGCGATGAAGCAAAAGCGGAACTTCTTCCTGTAGCCTATAATCAAAAACAAATCGTTGAGTCTTCAGCTGTTGTTGCTATTTTAGGCGATTTAAAGGCAAATGAAAACGGCGAAGACGTATATGCTGAATTGGTAAACCAGGGCTATATTACAGATGAAATCAAACAAACTTTGCTCGGCCAAATTAATGGTGCTTATCAAAGTGAACAATTCGCTCGTGATTCCGCTTTCTTAAATGCTTCTTTAGCGGCTATGCAGCTTATGATTGCCGCAAAAGCAAAAGGTTATGACACTTGCGCAATCGGAGGATTTAACAAAGAGCAGTTCCAAAAGCAATTTGATATCAGTGAGCGCTATGTTCCGGTTATGCTCATTTCAATCGGAAAAGCAGTGAAACCTGCCCATCAAAGCAACCGCTTGCCGCTTTCAAACGTTTCAACTTGGCTATAA
- the yodB gene encoding transcriptional regulator YodB — protein sequence MGNTMCPKMESAFSLLGKRWNGLIIHVLMDGPKRFKEITETIPMISQKMLAERLKELEQNEIVERQVLPETPVKVIYTLTEKGTALQAVFQEMQAWADQFCEPGETVCEEEK from the coding sequence GTGGGAAATACAATGTGCCCTAAAATGGAATCCGCTTTCTCATTGCTGGGAAAACGATGGAACGGTCTAATCATCCATGTGCTTATGGATGGGCCGAAACGGTTTAAAGAGATTACGGAAACAATTCCGATGATCAGCCAAAAAATGCTGGCGGAGCGCCTAAAAGAGCTTGAACAAAACGAGATCGTCGAGCGGCAGGTTCTTCCTGAAACGCCAGTCAAAGTTATTTACACGCTGACTGAAAAAGGAACGGCGCTTCAAGCTGTATTCCAAGAGATGCAAGCGTGGGCCGACCAATTTTGCGAGCCCGGTGAAACAGTGTGCGAAGAAGAGAAATAA
- a CDS encoding tautomerase family protein → MPLLRFDLIEGRDEKSLQLLLDTAHQAMVEAFGVPERDRYQIVHQHPENELMIQDTGLGFQRSKDLVIISMTSKTRTESQKEKLYALLAEKLQAECGISPEDLMVSITENGDADWSFGLGEAQFLNGKL, encoded by the coding sequence ATGCCATTATTACGTTTTGATTTAATTGAAGGCCGTGACGAAAAATCACTGCAATTGTTATTAGATACTGCCCATCAAGCCATGGTCGAAGCGTTTGGCGTTCCGGAAAGAGACCGATATCAAATTGTCCATCAGCATCCGGAAAACGAGCTTATGATCCAGGACACAGGATTAGGGTTTCAAAGAAGCAAAGATCTGGTTATCATCAGTATGACAAGCAAAACAAGAACAGAAAGCCAAAAGGAAAAACTGTATGCCCTGCTGGCTGAAAAGCTCCAAGCCGAATGTGGGATTTCCCCTGAAGATTTAATGGTATCCATTACCGAAAATGGTGACGCAGACTGGAGTTTCGGTCTTGGGGAAGCGCAATTTTTGAATGGAAAACTATAA
- a CDS encoding Hsp20/alpha crystallin family protein: MFEWNKYFPFHNQFSKEALKKADPKEVETYVNRVMESVFGSDYAAQFPFRDPLPKKEQPAKSDTKSDIDLFETTDHVFVKVPISEGQLDQVKVKHTSHTLMIENLPNVNHPRKINLPCLVKRKGTKAVYKDGLLEVMFQKQHDYNMSEVEIFR, encoded by the coding sequence ATGTTTGAATGGAACAAGTACTTTCCTTTCCACAATCAATTTTCCAAGGAAGCATTAAAAAAAGCAGATCCAAAAGAAGTGGAAACGTATGTAAATCGTGTGATGGAAAGCGTGTTCGGCAGTGATTATGCGGCTCAATTTCCTTTCCGCGATCCCCTCCCCAAAAAAGAACAGCCCGCCAAATCTGACACTAAATCTGATATAGATCTCTTTGAAACAACAGACCATGTGTTTGTAAAAGTGCCAATCAGTGAAGGCCAGCTGGATCAGGTAAAAGTTAAACACACTTCACACACATTAATGATAGAGAATTTACCGAATGTAAACCATCCCAGAAAGATAAACCTGCCTTGTTTAGTCAAACGCAAAGGAACAAAAGCCGTCTATAAGGACGGCCTTCTGGAAGTGATGTTCCAGAAGCAGCATGACTACAATATGTCCGAGGTGGAAATATTCCGATAA
- the rarD gene encoding EamA family transporter RarD produces MQNSETKKGILYTAVSFIMWGLFPLYWKLLEQLPALDILAHRMIWSFVFMCIVLFFLRQWKTGWQVLRSLKKNGGILSLFLASILISINWFVYIWAVNHGFLLEASLGYYINPLVSVLLGILFLKEKLNRLQLVAVSIAAAGVIISAFQYGSIPYVALLLAFSFGLYGLSKKRTSLPSAIGLTLETFMIMPIALGYLLLSGHVQPAGAESGGMWMLLFFAGVFTALPLLLFAEGAKRLQLYQIGILQYIAPTITLLIGLFVYHEPFSSSKAFTFSCIWAALLLFTFSQVKWKRASKSH; encoded by the coding sequence ATGCAAAATTCAGAAACTAAAAAAGGCATTCTCTACACAGCCGTTTCCTTTATCATGTGGGGGCTGTTTCCGCTCTATTGGAAGCTTCTCGAACAGCTGCCGGCTCTTGATATCTTGGCCCACCGCATGATATGGTCTTTTGTTTTTATGTGTATCGTACTTTTTTTCTTGCGGCAATGGAAAACAGGATGGCAGGTGCTGCGCTCATTGAAAAAGAACGGAGGCATCCTTTCTTTATTTCTCGCTTCTATTCTGATTTCGATTAACTGGTTTGTATACATATGGGCTGTCAATCATGGTTTTTTGCTTGAGGCTAGTCTTGGCTATTACATTAATCCCCTTGTATCCGTTCTCCTCGGCATTTTATTTTTAAAGGAAAAACTGAATCGCCTGCAACTGGTGGCGGTTTCGATTGCAGCTGCCGGCGTTATCATCTCTGCGTTCCAATACGGCTCCATTCCTTATGTCGCGCTTCTGCTCGCATTCAGCTTCGGACTGTACGGGTTAAGCAAAAAAAGAACCAGCCTGCCGAGCGCCATCGGTTTAACGCTGGAAACATTTATGATTATGCCGATTGCATTGGGGTATTTGCTGCTGAGCGGCCATGTTCAGCCAGCGGGTGCAGAAAGCGGGGGCATGTGGATGCTTCTCTTTTTTGCTGGTGTGTTTACGGCTTTGCCGCTATTATTGTTTGCGGAAGGAGCGAAACGGCTGCAGCTGTATCAGATCGGTATTTTGCAATATATTGCACCGACCATTACCTTGCTGATCGGGCTGTTTGTTTACCATGAGCCCTTTTCAAGCTCGAAGGCTTTTACATTCAGTTGTATATGGGCTGCGCTGCTCTTGTTTACGTTTTCACAAGTGAAGTGGAAACGGGCGTCAAAAAGCCATTGA
- a CDS encoding YojF family protein, with the protein MKAIIKEDVQASLERYADRPVYIHLETTTGSYSAHLNEKNMTVVAYIRNAKVTYHQAKIKGTGPYRVGLKTEEGWIYAEGLTEYTIDEENRILMAGHLPGGKLAISLQISEKPFTV; encoded by the coding sequence ATGAAAGCAATCATAAAAGAAGATGTGCAAGCATCTTTAGAACGATATGCGGACCGCCCTGTATATATCCATTTAGAAACCACAACCGGTTCTTATTCAGCACACTTAAACGAAAAAAACATGACAGTTGTTGCATATATTCGCAATGCAAAAGTCACCTATCATCAGGCAAAAATCAAAGGAACCGGGCCTTACCGTGTCGGCTTAAAAACAGAAGAAGGCTGGATTTATGCTGAAGGTTTGACTGAATACACGATAGATGAAGAAAACCGTATATTAATGGCCGGACACCTGCCGGGCGGTAAACTGGCTATTTCTCTGCAAATCAGTGAAAAACCGTTCACAGTTTAA
- the bshB2 gene encoding bacillithiol biosynthesis deacetylase BshB2 → MKEHVLVILPHPDDESYGVAGLIALNRKKDIPVTYACATLGEMGRNMGDPFFANRETLPLLRKQELINACKEMDIHDLRMLGLRDKTLEFEDDEYLADIMEEIIDDVKPSLIVTFYPEHGVHPDHDACGEAVIRALYRKKKEDRPRTLCMAITRNREEVLGEADVVLDIKEVADIKLNALRAHRTQTEGMLRELEEKLKNNEPVMATWFEEEVYWTYQWND, encoded by the coding sequence ATGAAAGAACACGTACTTGTAATCCTGCCTCACCCTGATGACGAATCATACGGAGTGGCAGGCCTGATTGCCTTAAACAGAAAAAAAGACATTCCCGTCACTTACGCCTGTGCCACTTTAGGTGAAATGGGGAGAAATATGGGCGATCCATTTTTCGCGAATCGGGAAACATTGCCGCTCTTAAGAAAACAAGAGCTCATTAACGCTTGCAAAGAAATGGATATTCATGACCTGCGGATGCTGGGGCTCCGTGACAAGACACTCGAATTTGAAGACGATGAGTATTTAGCTGATATTATGGAAGAGATCATAGATGATGTAAAACCAAGTTTAATTGTCACATTTTATCCTGAACACGGCGTGCATCCTGACCATGATGCATGCGGAGAAGCGGTCATTCGTGCATTGTACCGAAAAAAGAAAGAAGACCGTCCGCGTACACTTTGCATGGCGATTACTCGCAACAGAGAAGAGGTACTCGGCGAAGCTGATGTCGTACTTGATATCAAAGAAGTAGCTGATATTAAGTTGAATGCGTTACGAGCTCACAGAACTCAAACAGAAGGCATGCTAAGAGAACTTGAAGAAAAATTGAAAAACAATGAACCTGTTATGGCAACATGGTTTGAAGAAGAAGTATATTGGACGTATCAATGGAATGATTAA
- a CDS encoding IS1182 family transposase: MFHTRKSSQNAAEFVLLDQLVEEDHLLRKIDKHIDFSFIIEKVKPYYSENKGRPSLDPLILFKMMFIGYLYGIRSERQLEKEIYYNMAYRWFLGLNINDPVPHHSTISWNRRTRFKDTTIFQDIFDEIVLQAINHDMVGGRVLFTDSTHLKANANKHKYTRKTIEQDTQNYIKDLNEAIQEDREEHGKKPLPAKEEVKAEKEIRHSTTDPESGYMYRENKPEGFFYLDHRTTDMKHNIITDAYVTPGNVHDSVPYLDRLDHQIARFRFEVEAVALDSGYLTTPICKGLADRHIFGVIAHRRYHPTRGLFPKWKFHYDSEQDSYICPNQQVLTYSTTDRKGYRSYKSNPEICCACPLLAQCTRSKKRQKIITRHVWEDHKEKVRQNRLSVSGKTLYKKRKEKIERSFADSKQLHGLRYCRLRGKRNVSEQVLLTAACQNMKKIATYLAKQG; this comes from the coding sequence ATGTTCCACACAAGAAAGTCTTCTCAAAACGCAGCCGAATTTGTTCTGCTTGACCAACTCGTCGAAGAGGATCATTTGCTTCGAAAAATTGATAAACACATTGACTTCTCTTTTATCATTGAAAAGGTTAAGCCTTACTACAGCGAAAACAAAGGCCGCCCCTCACTCGATCCGCTGATTTTATTCAAAATGATGTTTATCGGCTACCTCTACGGTATCCGTTCAGAAAGACAGCTTGAAAAAGAAATTTATTACAATATGGCGTACAGATGGTTTTTGGGCCTGAATATCAATGACCCAGTTCCGCACCACTCCACCATCAGCTGGAACAGACGCACACGCTTTAAAGATACAACGATTTTCCAAGACATTTTTGATGAGATCGTTCTTCAGGCCATCAATCATGATATGGTGGGCGGACGTGTCCTTTTCACTGATTCAACTCATCTGAAAGCCAATGCCAACAAGCACAAATACACAAGAAAAACGATTGAACAGGATACACAAAACTATATCAAAGATTTAAATGAAGCCATTCAAGAAGATCGGGAGGAGCACGGAAAAAAGCCATTACCAGCCAAAGAGGAGGTGAAAGCTGAAAAAGAAATCCGCCACAGTACAACTGATCCTGAAAGTGGATATATGTATCGTGAAAACAAACCGGAGGGTTTCTTTTACTTAGATCACCGAACAACGGATATGAAACATAACATTATCACCGACGCCTATGTTACGCCTGGAAATGTCCATGATTCTGTGCCTTATCTTGACCGATTAGATCACCAAATTGCACGATTTCGTTTTGAAGTAGAAGCCGTCGCTCTTGATTCTGGTTATTTAACGACTCCGATCTGTAAAGGGTTAGCCGACCGCCATATTTTTGGCGTTATTGCGCATAGACGATATCACCCTACTAGAGGTTTGTTTCCAAAATGGAAGTTTCATTATGACAGTGAACAAGACAGTTACATTTGCCCGAACCAGCAGGTACTTACATACTCAACAACTGACCGAAAAGGCTACAGGTCATATAAATCAAATCCTGAGATCTGTTGCGCATGCCCATTGCTTGCGCAATGCACAAGATCAAAGAAGCGTCAGAAGATCATCACCCGGCATGTATGGGAGGACCACAAAGAAAAGGTCAGACAAAACCGCTTGTCTGTTTCAGGAAAAACCCTCTATAAAAAAAGAAAAGAAAAAATAGAGCGAAGCTTTGCAGATTCAAAACAGCTGCATGGGCTTCGCTATTGCAGGTTGAGGGGAAAACGGAATGTGAGTGAACAAGTTCTCCTCACAGCCGCATGCCAGAACATGAAGAAGATTGCCACATACCTAGCCAAGCAGGGCTAG
- the rsbRC gene encoding RsbT co-antagonist RsbRC, with amino-acid sequence MAKNKKLYEYLSQHAETISSTWYETIEEADPNSIYASTDPAVIHNLKNQNLAFNYKINRIFIDDEEVYLPILKEWAFEVTQDQEHLKTPIHYIIREFVRVRDLYISYVKEFVHLNQDTVKGEEAENLYHSLIKAFDLVIHIFIEEMYKNTSLQLQAQKDMITELSAPVIVLFHSVGLLPLIGDIDTVRAKLIMENTLHQCAEKKVTQLYIDLSGVAVIDTMVAHQLFSLIEALRLIGVSSTLSGIRPEIAQTAVQLGLSFEEISMRSTLAQAIASDLKLKKV; translated from the coding sequence ATGGCTAAAAATAAGAAATTATACGAATATCTTTCTCAGCATGCGGAGACGATCAGTTCAACATGGTACGAAACAATCGAGGAGGCTGATCCGAATTCCATTTATGCATCAACAGACCCTGCTGTCATTCACAATTTAAAGAACCAGAATCTAGCTTTCAATTATAAGATAAATCGCATTTTCATAGATGATGAGGAGGTATACCTGCCTATACTGAAAGAATGGGCCTTTGAAGTGACACAGGATCAAGAGCATTTAAAGACTCCTATTCACTATATTATCCGGGAGTTTGTCAGAGTGAGAGATTTATATATTTCCTATGTGAAAGAATTTGTCCATCTCAATCAGGACACTGTGAAAGGCGAAGAAGCTGAAAATCTTTATCATTCCCTTATCAAAGCGTTCGATCTTGTGATTCATATTTTTATAGAAGAAATGTACAAAAACACAAGCCTCCAGCTTCAGGCTCAAAAAGACATGATTACTGAATTAAGCGCGCCTGTCATTGTGCTGTTTCACAGCGTCGGATTGCTGCCTTTAATCGGCGATATTGATACCGTACGCGCCAAACTGATTATGGAAAACACCCTGCATCAATGTGCGGAGAAAAAAGTGACGCAGCTGTACATTGATTTATCAGGAGTAGCTGTTATTGATACAATGGTTGCCCACCAGCTGTTCAGCCTGATTGAAGCGCTGCGTTTAATCGGCGTTTCCTCCACATTGTCGGGAATCCGCCCGGAAATCGCGCAAACCGCGGTCCAGTTAGGTTTGTCTTTCGAAGAAATTTCCATGAGATCCACCCTCGCGCAAGCGATCGCATCTGACTTAAAACTAAAAAAGGTATAA